One window from the genome of Lacerta agilis isolate rLacAgi1 chromosome 16, rLacAgi1.pri, whole genome shotgun sequence encodes:
- the LOC117061219 gene encoding olfactory receptor 1361-like, protein MESENHTSQPDFILLGLSSGQEKDHLLLALFLILYLLNLLGNLLIILLIRSDAQLLHAPMYFFLSHLSLVDVCFTSTTIPKMLRNLHTGHKNIAYAGCLAQMYFFVAFAITENFLLGSMAFDRFVAICQPLHYSLVMSPMRCHVMVFVAWLLAHLHSLLHTVLMSRLSFCSPRHIHHFFCDSQPLLVMACSEKNLNEILNFYEGGSIIIGNFILILISYAYILRAVLRVSSSQGRSKAFQTCVSHLTVVTLFYGSAIGVYFRPLSSYSGDKDKIATVMYTVVTPMLNPFIYTLRNADMKSALHRALEKVRSALGKPHNVKP, encoded by the coding sequence ATGGAAAGTGAGAACCACACCAGCCAGCCTGATTTTATCCTGCTGGGTTTGTCCAGTGGGCAAGAGAAGGACCACCTCCTCTTGGCTCTCTTCCTCATCCTGTACCTGCTGAATTTGCTGGGGAACCTGCTGATTATCCTCCTGATCCGCTCCGATGCCCAGCTCCTCCATgcccccatgtacttcttcctcagTCACCTCTCCTTGGTGGATGTTTGCTTCACCTCCACCACCATCCCCAAGATGTTGCGCAACCTTCACACGGGCCACAAGAACATTGCCTATGCTGGCTGCCTGGCCCAGATGTACTTCTTTGTGGCCTTCGCCATCACTGAGAACTTCCTCCTGGGCTCCATGGCCTTTGACCGCTTTGTGGCCATCTGCCAGCCCCTGCACTATTCCTTGGTGATGAGCCCCATGCGGTGTCATGTGATGGTGTTCGTTGCCTGGCTGCTGGCCCACCTCCACTCCTTGCTCCACACCGTGCTGATGTCCAGGCTCTCTTTCTGTTCCCCTCGCCACATCCACCATTTCTTCTGTGACTCCCAGCCTTTGCTGGTGATGGCTTGCTCTGAGAAGAACCTCAATGAGATACTGAATTTCTACGAAGGTGGCAGCATTATAATAGGGAACTTCATCCTCATCCTAATCTCCTATGCTTATATCCTCCGAGCTGTGCTCCGGGTGTCTTCTTCCCAAGGCCGGAGCAAGGCCTTCCAAACCTGCGTATCTCACCTGACTGTGGTCACCCTCTTCTATGGCTCGGCGATCGGAGTCTACTTCCGACCCCTCTCCAGCTACTCTGGGGACAAGGACAAGATTGCCACCGTCATGTACACCGTGGTGACCCCTATGCTCAACCCTTTCATTTACACCCTGAGGAATGCAGACATGAAATCTGCCCTTCACAGAGCATTGGAGAAAGTAAGAAGTGCTTTGGGGAAGCCACACAATGTCAAGCCGTGA